In Apium graveolens cultivar Ventura chromosome 10, ASM990537v1, whole genome shotgun sequence, the following are encoded in one genomic region:
- the LOC141691086 gene encoding uncharacterized protein LOC141691086 has protein sequence MAEYEAKFTELSGFVPEFVNTEEKKARRFQLATKSFISRNFSNKLNLNVVPLREVLQVEIANREIIPVNQVHHRCKLKLEGKAFEVDLIPFVLGKFNMVIEMDWLSSNGVQIDCKKKKVRIRVQDGKEIMFKGQRKTHKFLTMFQTKNLLKKGNESYLAYVMDTKKEIPDIQDIPVVNEFEDVFPKDLPGFPPDREI, from the exons ATGgcggagtatgaggccaagtttactgagctatCGGGATTTGTACCAGAATTTGTGAATACGGAGGAGAAGAAGGcacgaaggtttcagcttg cgaccaagtcatttatatctaGAAATTTTTCTAATAAATTAAACCTTAATGTTGTACctttacgtgaggtattacaagtagaaatagcaaACCGAGAAATCATTCCTGTTAATCAAGTACACCATAGATGTAAATTGAAACTAGAAGGGAAAGCCTTTGAGGTTGACTTAATCCCATTTGTGTTAGGAAAATTCAATATGGTCATAGAAATGGactggttatccagtaatggagtgcagatagattgtaagaaaaagaagGTAAGAATAAGAGTGCAAGATGGTAAGGAGATaatgtttaaaggtcaacgaaAGACCCATAAATTTCTAACCATGTTTCAGACaaaaaatttgttgaagaaagGTAATGAgtcctatttggcttatgtgatggatactaagaaggaaATCCCTgacatacaggacatacccgtagtgaatgaattcgaggatgtcTTTCCAAAAGACTTACCGGGGTTCCCACCCGACAGAGAGATATAA